ATTGGCGATATGTCGGGGTTTGCAGCGGCAACCTGGTTGCGGGGCATTCAGTTTATCCAAGTGCCGACCTCGCTACTGGCGATGGTGGATGCCTCGATTGGTGGCAAAACGGGGGTGAATCATCCCCTGGGCAAGAACTTGATTGGCGCATTTCATCAGCCTCGCCTGGTTTTGATTGATCCGCAAATGCTGGATACGCTTCCGGTACGGGAGTTCCGAGCTGGGATGGCAGAGGTGATTAAGTATGGGGTGATCTGGGATGCGGATTTATTCGAGCAACTAGATGCAACGGCGGATCTCAGCGAGTATGCGGCTGTCCCGGTTTCACTACTGCAAACAATCTTGCTGCGCTCCTGTCAGGCGAAGGCGATCGTGGTGAGCAAGGATGAAAAAGAGGCCGGATTACGCGCCATTTTGAACTACGGACACACCATCGGCCACGCCATTGAGAGTATTACCGGATATACGGCTGTAACCCACGGCGAGGCCGTTGCGATGGGAATGGTAGCAGCGGGTGAAATTGCGGTGCAGTTGGGCATGTGGTCAAAGGCATTGAGCGATCGCCAAACTGCCCTGATCCGCAAGGCTGGATTGCCTGCCCATAGTCCGGCAGGTTTAGACCATGATCAGCTTGTTACCCTCTTACAAGCAGATAAAAAGGTCGAAGATGGAAAGGTACGCTTCATTCTGCCTACGGGTATTGGAACAGTTGAGATTGTGAATGAAGTATCTGCGGATGTCGTTAGACATGTCTTAAGGCAAATTGAGGCATAGAAGAATTGGCCGTAACACTGATGCAGACGTGCGTCTAGCAAACCTTCACCCAGAAAATGGATGCACCGTGAGGCAGTAAAAACGACAACGCAGTGCATTCATGATCAACGTAGAGTTTGATGTTCGAAACGTTAGGCTTCTGAATAAGCTCTCATCATCGTCTTCAACATTTTGAGTCCTTTTTTTACCTGGCGAGAGACGGTAACCGAGCTAATTCCTAAACGCTCAGCCGTTTCCTTTTGGGTTAAATCATGCAAAAACACAAACTCCAGGACGTCGCGAGTGCGTTGCTCAAGCTGTACCAATGCCTGTTGTAGCCGGATGCGATCTTCCTGCGCCAGTTGAAAGCTCTTGTATTGAGAATCGGGCAGCATTTCACCCAGAGACACGGATGCTTCATCCTCATCGCTCATGGGAGCGTCAAGGCTTAGGGGGGAGCGATTGCGGGACGCTAATTTGATTTCTTGCCATTCTTCGGCGGAAATGCCGATCGCATCTGCAATTTCAACGTCCGTCGGTTGACGATGTAGCTGTTCACGCAAGTCACGGGTGACGTTTACAGCCTGGCGCTGGAGCATCTGCCAACGACGCGGAATCCGCACAGGGCTGCCTTTATCTCGAAGATAGTGCTGAATCTCACCGCGAATGTAGGGAATAGCAAAGGAACTGAACGCATGCCCTTTGGTCATATTAAACCGCTCGATTGCCCGGA
The Synechococcales cyanobacterium T60_A2020_003 DNA segment above includes these coding regions:
- a CDS encoding 3-dehydroquinate synthase encodes the protein MGVVQEKSVITVELPQNPYDVVIAPGGLDHLGAWILDHGKQRKLGKKMLLVSNPSVFDLYGQRAIASLEQAGFDVAYHLIPDGEPHKTLASVEGIYDAAYAHRMERSSAIVALGGGIIGDMSGFAAATWLRGIQFIQVPTSLLAMVDASIGGKTGVNHPLGKNLIGAFHQPRLVLIDPQMLDTLPVREFRAGMAEVIKYGVIWDADLFEQLDATADLSEYAAVPVSLLQTILLRSCQAKAIVVSKDEKEAGLRAILNYGHTIGHAIESITGYTAVTHGEAVAMGMVAAGEIAVQLGMWSKALSDRQTALIRKAGLPAHSPAGLDHDQLVTLLQADKKVEDGKVRFILPTGIGTVEIVNEVSADVVRHVLRQIEA
- a CDS encoding RNA polymerase sigma factor SigF — protein: MANTVTQELKSESLELLKQYHTCPSADLRNQLVQMNLGLVRREAHHWINQCTESYDDLLQVGTLGLIRAIERFNMTKGHAFSSFAIPYIRGEIQHYLRDKGSPVRIPRRWQMLQRQAVNVTRDLREQLHRQPTDVEIADAIGISAEEWQEIKLASRNRSPLSLDAPMSDEDEASVSLGEMLPDSQYKSFQLAQEDRIRLQQALVQLEQRTRDVLEFVFLHDLTQKETAERLGISSVTVSRQVKKGLKMLKTMMRAYSEA